One window of the Haloarcula halobia genome contains the following:
- a CDS encoding rhodanese-like domain-containing protein, producing MNSVRPDELERLRESSNGEQPFVLDIRPTSAFEAGSIEESHNIPVYNDLRRGDDSELRERLGEVPTDRDVVVVCKMGVVAKRATGLLLDEGYDAATLRGGMSAWSGYQRGSLGYKLRSLLWKLR from the coding sequence ATGAACAGCGTTCGTCCGGACGAACTCGAGCGGTTGAGAGAGTCGTCGAACGGGGAGCAGCCATTCGTCCTCGACATTCGTCCGACGTCGGCGTTCGAGGCCGGGTCGATCGAGGAGAGCCACAATATCCCCGTCTACAACGACCTGCGTCGCGGCGACGACTCGGAACTCCGCGAGCGACTCGGCGAGGTTCCGACCGACAGGGACGTCGTCGTCGTGTGCAAGATGGGGGTGGTCGCGAAACGCGCGACCGGACTGCTTCTCGACGAGGGATACGACGCGGCGACGCTGCGGGGCGGGATGAGCGCCTGGAGCGGCTACCAGCGGGGGTCGCTGGGGTACAAACTCCGGTCGCTGCTCTGGAAGCTCAGGTGA
- a CDS encoding Lrp/AsnC family transcriptional regulator, with protein sequence MDDLDSQILSILRRDARTPYTEIADQVGTSEGTVRNRVERLVDEGVIERFTVATSTGNVKAMIEIGVDVDVDTAAVTDHIAEWPAVDFVWQVSGEQDIVVVVDAADTGAVNDLITQARELDEVVSTKTRLILDERVG encoded by the coding sequence ATGGACGACCTCGACAGCCAGATCCTCTCGATACTCCGCCGGGACGCCCGAACCCCGTACACGGAGATCGCAGACCAGGTAGGTACCTCGGAGGGGACGGTCCGCAACCGCGTCGAGCGACTCGTCGACGAGGGCGTCATCGAACGCTTCACCGTCGCGACGAGCACCGGGAACGTCAAGGCGATGATCGAGATCGGCGTCGACGTCGACGTCGACACGGCCGCCGTCACCGACCACATCGCCGAGTGGCCCGCCGTCGACTTCGTCTGGCAGGTCTCGGGCGAACAGGACATCGTCGTGGTCGTCGACGCCGCCGACACCGGCGCGGTCAACGACCTCATCACGCAGGCCCGGGAGCTGGACGAGGTCGTGAGTACGAAGACGAGGCTAATCTTGGACGAGCGAGTCGGGTGA
- the carA gene encoding glutamine-hydrolyzing carbamoyl-phosphate synthase small subunit, whose translation MADAYVALEGERVIEARARAPGTARGEVVFTTAYTGYEESLTDPSYEEQILTFSYPLIGNYGVREERFESDRVHPRGAVAREFTDDVAEWLESEGVPAVDHLDTRDIVTEIRDEGAMKCGIAAGPDVTEADALAELRECKHMSDHTDIGSQVSVQDTVVHNAEGDGATVALVDCGAKGSIAESLVERDAVVHVLPYDATEADVAAVDPDLLFVSNGPGDPENFEAAGELVEKYVGEVPLAGICLGQQVVANALGGQTEKMEFGHRGVNQPVRDLRSNKVVMTTQNHGYTVAEPGDTLEVTQVNVNDDTPEGLENDDLNIITRQYHPEAHPGPHDSLGFFDDVLAMTGE comes from the coding sequence ATGGCTGACGCATACGTAGCGCTGGAGGGTGAGCGCGTCATCGAGGCCCGCGCTCGCGCCCCCGGGACCGCTCGCGGCGAAGTGGTGTTCACGACCGCATACACCGGCTACGAGGAGAGTCTGACCGACCCCTCCTACGAGGAGCAGATTCTCACGTTCTCGTACCCGCTGATCGGCAACTACGGCGTCCGGGAAGAGCGCTTCGAGTCCGACCGCGTCCACCCCCGCGGCGCGGTCGCCCGCGAGTTCACCGACGACGTCGCCGAGTGGCTCGAGAGCGAGGGCGTGCCGGCCGTCGACCACCTCGACACGCGCGACATCGTCACCGAGATCCGCGACGAGGGGGCGATGAAGTGTGGCATCGCGGCCGGCCCGGACGTGACCGAGGCGGACGCCCTGGCGGAACTGCGCGAGTGCAAGCACATGTCCGACCACACAGACATCGGGTCGCAGGTCTCCGTGCAGGACACTGTCGTCCACAACGCCGAGGGCGACGGTGCGACCGTCGCGCTGGTCGACTGTGGCGCGAAGGGCTCCATCGCCGAGTCGCTGGTCGAGCGCGACGCCGTCGTCCACGTCCTGCCCTACGACGCCACCGAGGCCGACGTCGCGGCCGTCGACCCCGACCTCCTCTTTGTCTCGAACGGCCCCGGCGACCCCGAGAACTTCGAGGCGGCCGGCGAACTCGTCGAGAAATACGTCGGCGAGGTGCCGCTGGCGGGCATCTGTCTCGGCCAGCAGGTCGTCGCGAACGCCCTGGGCGGACAGACCGAGAAGATGGAGTTCGGCCACCGCGGCGTCAACCAGCCGGTGCGTGACCTCCGCTCGAACAAGGTCGTGATGACGACCCAGAACCACGGCTACACCGTCGCCGAACCCGGCGACACGCTCGAGGTCACCCAGGTCAACGTCAACGACGACACGCCGGAGGGTCTGGAGAACGACGACCTGAACATCATCACCCGCCAGTACCACCCCGAGGCACACCCCGGCCCCCACGACTCGCTTGGCTTCTTCGACGACGTGCTGGCGATGACTGGTGAATAG
- a CDS encoding EamA family transporter has translation MTGTPLLVYALALVPAVIWGFGPILDKRGMEAGGSSLQAALVVVVVDTALYWLALAARSWPTPFAGLTPRLVAVFAVAGLFGTAVGRIFVFAGVDRVGASINSAGISTRPLFATLLALGFLGEPLGPLTALGVVVLVGGLVVLTYSKGGDVSGWNPRDLFFPIGAAAVFAAGNVLRRFGFVDTGASPLQAVAVNETAALAALAAYALVRGRIDVISAPRASFRYFTGSGVLTAVALLAFFTALSLEGGRVAVVDPLAATAPLFTILFSAALLRDVERVTRGVVVGALLVVVGAVLITI, from the coding sequence ATGACCGGGACGCCGCTGCTCGTCTACGCGCTCGCGCTCGTCCCGGCGGTCATCTGGGGCTTCGGCCCGATTCTGGACAAGCGGGGCATGGAGGCCGGCGGCAGCTCGCTCCAGGCGGCACTCGTCGTGGTCGTCGTCGACACCGCGCTGTACTGGCTCGCGCTGGCGGCCCGCTCCTGGCCGACGCCGTTCGCGGGGCTGACGCCGCGACTCGTCGCCGTGTTCGCCGTCGCGGGGCTGTTCGGGACGGCCGTGGGGCGCATCTTCGTGTTCGCGGGCGTCGACCGGGTCGGGGCGAGCATCAACAGCGCCGGCATCAGTACCCGCCCGCTGTTCGCGACGCTCCTCGCGCTCGGGTTCCTCGGCGAACCACTCGGTCCGCTGACCGCGCTCGGCGTGGTCGTCCTCGTGGGCGGCCTTGTCGTACTCACGTACTCGAAGGGGGGCGACGTGTCGGGCTGGAACCCGCGGGACCTGTTCTTTCCGATCGGGGCCGCGGCCGTCTTCGCGGCCGGCAACGTCCTCCGGCGGTTCGGCTTCGTCGACACGGGCGCGTCGCCGCTGCAGGCCGTCGCGGTCAACGAGACCGCCGCACTCGCCGCGCTTGCGGCCTACGCGCTGGTGCGTGGCCGCATCGACGTGATTTCCGCGCCACGAGCCTCGTTCAGGTACTTCACGGGGAGCGGCGTGCTGACCGCCGTCGCCCTGCTGGCGTTCTTCACCGCGCTCTCGCTGGAGGGCGGTCGCGTCGCGGTCGTCGACCCGCTGGCAGCCACTGCGCCGCTGTTTACCATCCTGTTCTCGGCGGCCCTGCTGCGCGACGTCGAACGAGTCACTCGCGGCGTCGTCGTCGGTGCGCTGCTGGTCGTCGTCGGGGCGGTCCTCATCACTATCTGA
- a CDS encoding 2-dehydropantoate 2-reductase — protein sequence MEFAVFGAGGVGGYLGARLADAGHEVNLIARGAHLEALRRDGLVLESVAGDTTVDLSATDDPSDIGPVDVVLFCVKAQDTREAATELDPLLGDDTAVVSLQNGVDNERWLAEAVGESHVVGGVAYIFSTIASPGVVEHTGGPARFVYGELDGERTDRIEALDAALGECVGVDAVLADDIHVELWRKFAFICAQSGMTAATRLPVGAIRETDASWTMYRRIVEEVCAVARAEGVALPDDTVDEWLDFARDLDADSSSSLHYDLTHEKSLELEALNAAVVDHAAAIDVEVPMNEAVTGVLAPWAARLADE from the coding sequence ATGGAATTCGCAGTCTTCGGTGCCGGTGGCGTCGGCGGCTACCTGGGTGCGCGCCTGGCCGACGCCGGGCACGAGGTCAACCTCATCGCACGCGGTGCCCACCTCGAGGCACTCAGACGCGACGGCCTCGTCCTCGAGAGCGTCGCCGGCGACACCACCGTCGACCTGTCCGCGACGGATGACCCGAGCGACATCGGCCCCGTCGACGTCGTGCTCTTCTGTGTGAAAGCCCAGGACACCCGCGAGGCCGCGACGGAACTCGACCCGTTGCTCGGCGACGACACTGCCGTCGTCTCCCTGCAGAACGGCGTCGACAACGAGCGGTGGCTCGCCGAAGCGGTAGGCGAGTCCCACGTCGTCGGGGGCGTCGCCTACATCTTCTCGACGATCGCCTCGCCAGGCGTCGTCGAACACACCGGCGGTCCAGCCCGGTTCGTCTACGGTGAACTCGACGGGGAGCGAACCGACCGCATCGAGGCGCTGGACGCGGCCCTCGGCGAGTGCGTGGGGGTCGACGCCGTCCTCGCCGACGACATCCACGTCGAACTCTGGCGGAAGTTCGCGTTCATCTGCGCCCAGTCCGGGATGACCGCCGCCACGCGCCTCCCGGTGGGGGCTATCCGCGAGACGGACGCCTCGTGGACCATGTACCGCCGTATCGTCGAGGAGGTCTGTGCGGTCGCCCGCGCCGAGGGCGTCGCCCTCCCCGACGACACCGTCGACGAGTGGCTGGACTTCGCCCGCGACCTGGACGCCGACTCCTCCTCGTCGCTGCACTACGACCTGACCCACGAGAAGTCCCTTGAACTCGAGGCGCTCAACGCGGCCGTGGTCGACCACGCCGCGGCCATCGACGTCGAGGTGCCGATGAACGAGGCCGTGACCGGCGTGCTGGCCCCGTGGGCGGCTCGGCTCGCCGACGAGTGA
- the carB gene encoding carbamoyl-phosphate synthase large subunit → MTAEEDRTILLIGSGPIKIGQAAEFDYSGAQACRALQEEGARVVLVNSNPATIMTDPEMADKVYLEPINTEAISEIIRKEQPDGVIAGLGGQTGLNVTAELAEEGVLEEYDVEVMGTPLDTIYATEDRDLFRQRMESIGEPVPASTTISLDEGESVTDFDEAAFRGRVEDAVDEVGGLPVIARTTYTLGGSGSGVVHEFEELVERVRKGLRLSRNSEVLITESIEGWVELEYEVMRDADDSCIIICNMENIDPMGIHTGESTVVTPSQVIPDEAHQEMRNSALKVIRELGIQGGCNIQHAWRDDGTPGGEYRVVEVNPRVSRSSALASKATGYPIARVTAKVAMGKRLHEIENEITGETTAAFEPAIDYVVTKVPRWPKDKFRDVDFELTTAMKSTGEAMAIGRTFPESLLKALRSSEYDPAVDWNEVDDDELESEYLVKPTPDRPYAMFEAFDRGYTVEEIVDLTDIEEWYVERFEQVADAAEAAQHGDFETAAQAGFTDQEITALAGGEFNDTHASWLPAVDDEDEEAVEAATDGAGISVDTVETQTTDRDFKLVDTCAGEFRATTPYYYSTRDPVSGIDRDELMIDRDLESVVVVGGGPIRIGQGVEFDYCSVHAVQALEEAGIEAHVVNNNPETVSTDYDTSDGLFFEPVTAEEVADVIEATEADGVMVQFGGQTSVDIGHPLEQELERRDLDCEILGTSVDAMDLAEDRDRFNKLMDELGIAQAEGGTATSEAEALDLAHEIGYPVLVRPSYVLGGRAMDVVYNDDDLQTYIEEAVRVSPDKPILVDEFLADAVELDVDAVADEDDVLIGGVMEHVETAGVHSGDSACMIPPRSQDIKDVMPRIREVTEDIADALDTVGLLNVQLAVRDGEVYVLEANPRSSRTVPFIAKTTGVPIAKLAAKVMAGASLDELDVEEQIPEQVSVKEVVLPFDRLPGSDPRLGPEMKSTGEVMGTAGSFGKAYQKAQMCVGKPIPLSGTALVDLPVLGYEKHFDVQSLDDYADVEAVIEAIENDEIDLVASRNRDVLEACVENTVTYFSTIESAEAALEAINSQDQPLAVQAISERPKTAREWGGE, encoded by the coding sequence ATGACAGCCGAGGAAGACCGCACAATCCTGCTCATCGGGAGTGGCCCGATCAAGATCGGACAGGCAGCAGAGTTCGACTACTCCGGTGCGCAGGCCTGCCGGGCGCTCCAGGAGGAAGGCGCCCGCGTCGTCCTGGTGAACTCGAACCCCGCGACCATCATGACCGACCCGGAGATGGCCGACAAGGTGTACCTCGAACCCATCAACACCGAGGCCATAAGCGAGATCATCCGGAAGGAACAGCCCGACGGCGTCATCGCCGGCCTGGGCGGCCAGACCGGCCTCAACGTCACCGCCGAGCTCGCCGAGGAGGGCGTCCTCGAGGAATACGACGTCGAGGTGATGGGGACGCCGCTGGACACCATCTACGCGACGGAGGACCGCGACCTGTTCCGCCAGCGGATGGAGTCGATTGGCGAACCGGTCCCCGCGTCGACCACCATCTCGCTCGACGAGGGCGAGTCCGTGACGGACTTCGACGAGGCGGCGTTCCGCGGGCGCGTCGAGGACGCCGTCGACGAGGTCGGCGGCCTCCCGGTCATCGCCCGCACGACCTACACGCTCGGTGGCTCGGGCTCCGGCGTCGTCCACGAGTTCGAAGAACTCGTCGAGCGCGTACGCAAGGGCCTGCGCCTCTCCCGGAACAGCGAGGTGCTCATCACCGAGTCCATCGAGGGCTGGGTCGAACTCGAGTACGAGGTGATGCGTGACGCCGACGACTCCTGTATCATCATCTGCAACATGGAGAACATCGACCCGATGGGCATCCACACCGGGGAGTCCACCGTCGTAACGCCCTCCCAGGTCATCCCCGACGAGGCCCACCAGGAGATGCGCAACTCGGCGCTGAAGGTCATCCGCGAACTCGGCATCCAGGGCGGCTGTAACATCCAGCACGCCTGGCGCGACGACGGCACGCCCGGCGGCGAGTACCGCGTCGTCGAGGTCAACCCCCGCGTCTCCCGCTCCTCGGCGCTGGCCTCGAAGGCGACGGGCTACCCCATCGCCCGCGTGACCGCGAAGGTCGCGATGGGCAAGCGCCTCCACGAGATCGAGAACGAGATCACCGGCGAGACCACCGCCGCGTTCGAGCCAGCCATCGACTACGTCGTCACGAAGGTCCCGCGCTGGCCCAAGGACAAGTTCCGCGACGTCGACTTCGAACTCACGACGGCGATGAAATCGACGGGCGAGGCGATGGCCATCGGCCGGACCTTCCCCGAGAGCCTCCTGAAGGCGCTGCGCTCCTCGGAGTACGACCCCGCCGTCGACTGGAACGAGGTCGACGACGACGAACTCGAGTCGGAGTATCTCGTCAAGCCGACGCCCGACCGCCCCTATGCGATGTTCGAGGCGTTCGACCGCGGCTACACCGTCGAGGAGATCGTCGACCTCACCGACATCGAGGAGTGGTACGTCGAGCGGTTCGAGCAAGTGGCCGACGCCGCCGAGGCCGCCCAGCACGGCGACTTCGAGACGGCCGCCCAGGCCGGGTTCACCGACCAGGAGATCACCGCGCTCGCGGGCGGCGAGTTCAACGACACCCACGCCTCCTGGCTCCCGGCGGTCGACGACGAAGATGAGGAAGCGGTTGAGGCCGCGACCGACGGGGCCGGGATCTCTGTCGACACGGTCGAGACGCAGACCACCGACCGCGACTTCAAACTGGTCGACACCTGCGCCGGCGAGTTCAGGGCAACGACGCCGTACTACTACTCGACGCGGGACCCCGTCTCGGGTATCGACCGTGACGAACTGATGATCGACCGCGACCTGGAGAGCGTCGTCGTCGTCGGCGGCGGCCCCATCCGTATCGGTCAGGGGGTCGAGTTCGACTACTGTTCGGTCCACGCCGTCCAGGCACTCGAGGAAGCCGGGATCGAGGCCCACGTGGTCAACAACAACCCCGAGACGGTCTCGACGGACTACGACACCTCCGACGGCCTGTTCTTCGAACCGGTCACCGCAGAGGAGGTCGCCGACGTCATCGAAGCGACGGAGGCCGACGGCGTGATGGTCCAGTTCGGCGGCCAGACCTCCGTCGACATCGGCCACCCGTTAGAGCAGGAACTCGAGCGCCGCGACCTCGACTGTGAGATTCTCGGGACGTCGGTCGACGCGATGGACTTAGCCGAGGACCGCGACCGCTTCAACAAGCTGATGGACGAACTCGGCATCGCCCAGGCCGAGGGGGGCACCGCCACCTCCGAGGCGGAGGCGCTGGACCTCGCCCACGAGATCGGCTACCCGGTGCTCGTGCGCCCCTCGTACGTGCTGGGCGGCCGCGCGATGGACGTCGTCTACAACGACGACGACCTCCAGACCTACATCGAGGAGGCCGTTCGCGTCTCCCCGGACAAGCCGATCCTCGTCGACGAGTTCCTCGCCGACGCCGTCGAACTCGACGTCGACGCCGTGGCCGACGAGGACGACGTCCTCATCGGCGGCGTGATGGAGCACGTCGAGACCGCCGGCGTCCACTCCGGCGACTCGGCGTGTATGATTCCGCCGCGCTCCCAGGACATCAAGGACGTCATGCCGCGCATCCGCGAGGTCACCGAGGACATCGCCGACGCGCTGGACACGGTCGGCCTGCTGAACGTCCAGCTGGCCGTGCGCGACGGCGAGGTGTACGTGCTGGAGGCGAACCCGCGCTCCTCGCGCACTGTCCCGTTCATCGCAAAGACCACAGGCGTCCCCATCGCGAAACTCGCCGCGAAGGTGATGGCCGGTGCCTCCCTCGACGAACTCGACGTCGAGGAACAGATCCCCGAGCAGGTCTCGGTCAAGGAGGTCGTCCTGCCGTTCGACCGCCTGCCGGGCTCGGACCCGCGTCTCGGCCCGGAGATGAAGTCCACGGGTGAGGTCATGGGCACCGCTGGTTCCTTCGGCAAGGCCTACCAGAAGGCCCAGATGTGCGTCGGCAAGCCCATCCCGCTTTCGGGGACCGCGCTGGTCGACCTCCCCGTGCTGGGCTACGAGAAGCACTTCGACGTGCAGAGCCTCGACGACTACGCGGACGTCGAGGCCGTCATCGAGGCAATCGAGAACGACGAGATCGACCTCGTGGCCTCGCGCAACCGCGACGTGCTCGAGGCCTGCGTCGAGAACACGGTGACGTACTTCTCGACCATCGAGAGCGCAGAGGCCGCACTCGAGGCCATCAACTCCCAGGACCAGCCTCTCGCCGTGCAGGCCATCAGCGAGCGCCCGAAGACCGCGCGCGAGTGGGGCGGCGAGTAA
- a CDS encoding DUF5815 family protein, producing MAEPRVPGGRESELELPCGEVVDTHDDLHMGIREFDCDCGGTHAVVLDAHPLARFVPEFLAEILTETIEPADDHDEFTMAHLMGVVIEEFPDQVAVADAADDGAVGFAMAWVTDFDSRRLHEIVVELLVELMEHAVSHAEDDAVMSEFERQMLQFDVAAFVDQYRRERNFDDRHDTAI from the coding sequence ATGGCAGAACCGCGCGTTCCCGGGGGCCGCGAGTCCGAACTCGAACTCCCCTGTGGCGAGGTGGTCGACACCCACGACGACCTCCACATGGGCATCCGGGAGTTCGACTGCGACTGCGGGGGGACCCACGCTGTCGTCCTGGACGCCCATCCGCTGGCCCGCTTCGTCCCCGAGTTCTTAGCGGAGATACTCACCGAGACCATCGAACCGGCCGACGACCACGACGAGTTCACGATGGCCCACCTGATGGGCGTCGTCATCGAGGAGTTCCCCGACCAGGTCGCCGTTGCCGACGCCGCAGACGACGGCGCCGTGGGCTTCGCGATGGCGTGGGTGACCGACTTCGACTCGCGACGCCTCCACGAGATCGTCGTCGAACTGCTCGTCGAGCTGATGGAACACGCGGTCAGTCACGCCGAGGACGACGCCGTGATGAGCGAGTTCGAACGGCAGATGCTCCAGTTCGACGTGGCGGCGTTCGTCGACCAGTACCGCCGGGAACGGAACTTCGACGACCGTCACGACACCGCCATCTGA
- a CDS encoding DUF7124 domain-containing protein → MDGGSGDMTLAFDLDALKQLAYPDSVFTDARQWSEYVGVISEQPTYVVTNFTRKHRIRQDFFSGPRGREESLTNVRDQFDTDRHVFVGTGADDAELAESAGWEYLPVEDAAAAAGWELGEPRAPDATDDEEERRDDWP, encoded by the coding sequence ATGGACGGCGGCAGCGGCGACATGACCCTCGCGTTCGACCTAGACGCCCTCAAGCAACTGGCCTATCCCGACAGCGTGTTCACCGACGCGCGCCAGTGGTCGGAGTACGTCGGCGTCATCTCCGAACAGCCTACCTACGTGGTGACGAACTTCACGCGGAAACACCGCATCCGACAGGACTTCTTCTCGGGCCCCCGCGGCCGCGAGGAGAGTCTCACGAACGTCAGAGACCAGTTCGACACCGACCGCCACGTCTTCGTCGGCACCGGCGCCGACGACGCCGAACTGGCCGAGTCGGCCGGATGGGAGTACCTGCCCGTCGAGGACGCCGCGGCGGCCGCGGGATGGGAACTGGGCGAACCTCGGGCACCCGACGCGACGGACGACGAGGAGGAACGGCGCGACGACTGGCCCTGA